CGTGAAAAGGTGTATGAAACGGACAATTTTGTCACGTTCAATACTTGATTTTCGCGCTAAAATATGTTATAATGTATGCGTATTTTTATGCCCGACAGAAGGAGGAGCAACCATGGCGGAAAACAGCAATAAGATAAAGCTGCTGAAACTCTACGAGTTACTCCAAAAAGACACTGACGAAGACCAGCCCCTTTCGAAGACAGAGCTGTGCAAACGGCTTACAGAACAAGGTGTCCCCGTCAGTATCAGAACGATAGATAGAGATATCGAAGCGTTAACAGAGTTCGGCTTCGAGATCATCACATTCAAGAAAGATCATGAACGGTACTACTACGTGCCAGAGCGCGAGTTCTCTATCCCGGAACTGAAGATACTGATGGACGCTGTGCAGGCAGCGAGTTTCGTCACGGAAAAGAAGACGAAGGATCTGATCGACAAGATCGCTGCTCTCGGCGGATCATATCGCGCAGAGTTGCTGAAGCGGAACATGGTCAGCTTCAACACGCGGAAACATAGTAATGAAAAAATATTATATACGGTAGACAGCATCGAGGAAGCGATCCGCAAAAAGAAAAAGATTGCATTCCACTACTTCTACCTCGACGAAAAGAAGGAACGCGTTTATCAGTGCAAAAGCACCGGCGAGAAGAAACGCTACTATGTGGAGCCGATCGCGCTGGTGTTAAACGAAGACAACTACTACCTGATGACGTACAGCAGCAGGCACCCGGACAAGACAGCGAACTACCGGCTTGACCGGATGGATCAAGTCGAGGTCGTCGAAGAATCAGTTTTGTCAGATGCAGCACTTGAAAAGATTGCCGGAGTGGCAGAGTTCACCGAGCAGGCATTCAAGATGTACGGCGGCGAGCTCGTGGATGTGCTGATCCAATTCGACAAGACTCTGATCGGACCCGTGCTCGACAAATTCG
The DNA window shown above is from Clostridia bacterium and carries:
- a CDS encoding WYL domain-containing transcriptional regulator, with product MAENSNKIKLLKLYELLQKDTDEDQPLSKTELCKRLTEQGVPVSIRTIDRDIEALTEFGFEIITFKKDHERYYYVPEREFSIPELKILMDAVQAASFVTEKKTKDLIDKIAALGGSYRAELLKRNMVSFNTRKHSNEKILYTVDSIEEAIRKKKKIAFHYFYLDEKKERVYQCKSTGEKKRYYVEPIALVLNEDNYYLMTYSSRHPDKTANYRLDRMDQVEVVEESVLSDAALEKIAGVAEFTEQAFKMYGGELVDVLIQFDKTLIGPVLDKFGEDTSMMTVNDTTCAATVHVQVSPTFFGWVAQFAEKMRIISPDSVIVQYKNHIETILGINNPGNKES